The Drechmeria coniospora strain ARSEF 6962 chromosome 02, whole genome shotgun sequence genome has a segment encoding these proteins:
- a CDS encoding Flavin reductase-like, FMN-binding protein — translation MRLLASPVVVCTSRDRDQCVNRAMTMSSFTSLTLYPTPLVTFNIATPSRTLDAISSSGAFNIHILAGDEHGAAVADHFTRGNIDGIFEGLGPVAMQREEGDGPPLLIGDGILRVLNCKVLQDEKQSGLVRVRDHVIVVGEVMDMIPGKQSKEFGLAYADRQYRQIGDVIARDE, via the coding sequence ATGCGCCTGCTGGCCAGCCCAGTCGTCGTCTGCACATCTCGAGACCGTGACCAATGCGTCAATCGCGCCATGACCATGTCGTCTTTCACGTCGCTCACGCTTTACCCTACGCCTCTCGTCACGTTCAACATTGCGACACCGAGCCGCACCCTCGACGCCATCTCCTCCAGCGGCGCATTCAACATCCACATCCTGGCCGGCGATGAGCATGGTGCGGCAGTGGCAGACCATTTCACGAGGGGGAATATCGATGGGATCTTTGAGGGGCTGGGGCCCGTGGCCATGCAGCGGGAAGAAGGCGACGGACCACCGCTGTTGATCGGGGATGGGATCCTACGCGTGCTGAATTGCAAGGTACTGCAAGATGAGAAGCAATCGGGGTTGGTTAGGGTGCGTGACCATGTCATCGTGGTAGGAGAGGTGATGGATATGATACCCGGGAAACAGAGCAAGGAGTTTGGGTTGGCGTACGCGGATCGGCAGTACAGGCAGATCGGCGACGTCATCGCGAGGGACGAATAA
- a CDS encoding 50S ribosomal protein L36, giving the protein MGRLPTLAPRRACAIATARSVVHLPRPSQPSTCIQVRHATFIPRPRRPYTFTQLVQLSDGSTYTARTTSPLPLYRTAKDTRNTLLWQPSEKSLRNVELDEAGKLAAFRERFGRGFDASVDAAADAGAGEDAVGSENADDTRDVLADLISGYASQESNSMRDSGPKKAATRRK; this is encoded by the coding sequence ATGGGGAGACTACCAACCCTCGCACCACGCCGCGCCTGCGCTATTGCAACAGCTCGAAGCGTGGTTCACCTCCCACGACCGTCACAACCTTCCACATGCATTCAAGTCCGGCACGCAACTTTCATTCCCCGACCGCGTCGTCCCTACACGTTCACGCAGCTCGTCCAGCTCTCCGACGGATCCACCTACACAGCCCGCACAACGTCTCCGCTACCCCTCTACCGCACGGCCAAGGACACGCGCAACACCCTTCTTTGGCAGCCGAGCGAGAAGTCCCTCCGCAAcgtcgagctggacgaggctGGCAAACTCGCCGCCTTCCGCGAACGTTTCGGCAGGGGCTTTGATGCTTCGGtcgatgctgccgccgatgcgggCGCCGGTGAGGATGCCGTCGGGAGCGAGAATGCGGACGACACGAGGGACGTGCTGGCGGATCTGATTTCGGGCTATGCCTCGCAGGAATCAAACAGCATGAGGGACTCTGGAccgaagaaggcggcgacgaggagaaaaTGA
- a CDS encoding putative transcription initiation factor TFIID 100Kda: MSGQPPTPVAPAASYGGQATTSPTIPTPNANTTTTSGGGAMSNQNLNQIVTDYLLKRGFNHTEEVFRQESKHLGPDGKPISQLANMGPKKYQKALKLLKDWVDNNLDLYKFELSKLLWPTFIYSFIELVSHGYTEESKAFAKELGHHFQPVHADDLKTLSTITLPQHLSENAMTKTYKENKYRIPLNQHAAGDLFNFMERDSEQGGIVIRHILASYCQIDSTARGPITPFSFEAVFRRSKNADIEDVDVQEGIPGVNIGISNRDVLDPSAPLKLGPLPMETDLRDDVRAELEDEEKRNPPPEGAASLVDEFDRKIKREESAEAPTRADLPLPPSRPRDIMLEMQKVRENRDRFKIDGRTGGVGTSVSSCMFTFHNTLGGVNCIDFSDDGRLVAVGTSESYIRVWSLDGSELPSMNSHEKEAKFNSRKLIGHAGPVYDVSFSDSASGPPQRLFGDEGRQNAPIDGRPKLLLSCAADGHVRLWSLESWTCLCVYKSHDGPAYRSLWSPHGHYFLTGGYDKVLRIWMQDHASPQRLMVGHDTAISAIAWHPNGMYVFSASDETDKTIRMWSIVTGQCVRVFSGHTDYISALECAPNGMLLASADCSGSICFWDINKGTRIKRSRGHGRGGIWSLSFSVESNVLASGGQDGTVRLWDVESPADPHKVAQQVGLDVTAADATGAPGAMAGAQANAATAAQSASVPSSSGPHKKKGKEVMVTPDQISAFPTKKTPVTKVKFTRMNLVVAGGCYDPER, encoded by the exons ATGTCTGGCCAACCCCCAACCCCAGTGGCCCCGGCTGCCAGCTACGGCGGCCAGGCAACGACATCTCCGACCATCCCTACGCCGAACGCGAATACAACCACCACATCGGGCGGGGGAGCCATGTCAAACCAGAATCTAAACCAGATA GTTACGGACTATTTGCTCAAGAGAGGCTTCAATCATACCGAAGAGGTGTTCCGTCAGGAGTCGAAGCACCTCGGCCCCGATGGCAAACCCATCTCGCAGCTGGCAAACATGGGGCCTAAGAAGTACCAAAAGGCATTGAAGCTGCTAAAGGACTGGGTCGATAACAACCTTGATCTCTACAAG TTCGAGCTGTCCAAGCTGCTCTGGCCGACCTTCATCTACAGTTTTATAGAGCTCGTCAGTCATGGCTACACGGAGGAGTCGAAAGCCTTTGCCAAGGAACTGGGCCACCACTTTCAGCCCGTGCATGCGGACGACCTCAAAACGCTGTCGACCATCACCCTGCCGCAGCATCTGTCGGAGAACGCCATGACCAAGACCTACAAGGAGAACAAGTACCGAATCCCCCTCAACCagcatgccgccggcgatcTGTTCAACTTCATGGAGAGAGATTCGGAGCagggcggcatcgtcatTCGCCATATCCTTGCCTCGTACTGCCAGATCGACTCGACGGCCCGAGGACCCATCACGCCCTTCAGCTTCGAGGCCGTCTTCCGCCGGTCCAAGAATGCCGACATCGAAGACGTCGACGTGCAGGAAGGCATCCCGGGCGTCAACATCGGCATCTCCAACAGGGATGTCCTCGACCCTTCGGCCCCCCTCAAGCTCGGGCCGTTGCCCATGGAAACGGACCTTCGCGACGATGTCCGCGCCGAgctggaggacgaggagaagcggAACCCGCCACCGGAGGGCGCCGCCAGCCTTGTCGACGAGTTCGATCGGAAGATCAAGCGAGAGGAGAGCGCCGAAGCGCCGACCCGCGCCGATCTTCCTCTGCCcccctcgaggccgcgagACATCATGCTCGAGATGCAAAAGGTGCGCGAAAACAGAGACCGGTTCAAGATCGACGGCcgcaccggcggcgtcggcacctCCGTGAGCTCCTGCATGTTCACCTTTCACAACACGCTGGGAGG TGTGAACTGCATCGACTtttccgacgacggccgtcttgtcgccgtcggcaccagTGAGTCGTACATTCGCGTCTGGTCGCTCGACGGCTCCGAGCTCCCTTCGATGAACAGCCAcgagaaggaggccaagTTCAACAGCCGGAAGCTCATCGGCCACGCCGGTCCCGTCTATGACGTCTCCTTCTCCGACTCGGCCTCGGGCCCTCCCCAGAGGCTGtttggcgacgagggccggcAGAACGCTCCCATCGACGGCAGGCCCAAGCTGCTCCTGtcctgcgccgccgacggccacgttCGGCTGTGGTCGTTGGAGTCGTGGACCTGCCTGTGCGTCTACAAATCGCACGACGGCCCTGCCTACCGCTCCCTGTGGAGCCCTCACGGCCACTACTTCCTGACGGGCGGCTACGACAAGGTGCTCCGGATATGGATGCAGGATCACGCCTCGCCGCAGCGCCTCATGGTCGGCCACGACacggccatctcggccatcgCCTGGCATCCCAACGGCATGTAcgtcttctcggcctcggacgaGACGGACAAGACGATTCGCATGTGGTCCATCGTCACGGGCCAGTGCGTCCGCGTCTTTTCGGGGCACACCGACTACATCAGCGCGCTCGAGTGCGCGCCCAACGGCATGCTGCTGGCCAGCGCCGACTGTTCCGGCAGCATCTGCTTCTGGGACATCAACAAGGGCACCCGCATCAAGCGCTCGCGAGGCCACGGCCGCGGTGGCATCTGGTCCCTCAGCTTCAGCGTCGAGTCCAACGTGCTTGCGTCGGGTGGCCAGGACGGCACCGTGCGGCTCTGGGACGTCGAGTCCCCGGCCGACCCCCACAAGGTCGCCCAGCAGGTCGGCCTGGACGTCACGGCGGCAGACGCCACCGGTGCGCCCGgagccatggccggcgcGCAGGCGaacgcggcgacggccgcccagtcggcgtcggtaccgtcgtcgagcgggccgcacaagaagaagggcaaggaggTCATGGTGACGCCGGACCAGATCAGCGCGTTCCCGACCAAGAAGACGCCGGTGACCAAGGTCAAGTTTACGAGAAtgaacctcgtcgtcgccggcggctgctACGACCCGGAGCGCTAG
- a CDS encoding Mediator complex, subunit Med11 encodes MATLDDVVMADSQDEQYQPFTLEENINQLNAIDKSIVELMAHTATALNALTTPATTKTSDTTGEASRPPALDPASQKDAFRSATNSFLTLLHSIDVRMKRQVLALEEVGIVNLSNAQRQESPNTGTTVAPKASPQPNGVGDVGTLDVGWLNSRSTRVEREMEAEAWQDARELLERLKAKQTAENEG; translated from the coding sequence ATGGCGACTCTCGACGAtgtcgtcatggccgactCTCAGGACGAGCAATACCAACCCTTTACGCTGGAAGAAAACATCAATCAGCTCAACGCCATCGACAAATCCATCGTCGAGCTCATGGCTcacacggcgacggcactGAACGCACTCACGACACCTGCCACCACCAAAACCTCCGACACTACGGGCGAAGCcagcaggccgccggcgctggaCCCTGCCTCCCAGAAAGACGCGTTTCGATCGGCGACGAACTCGTTCCTCACATTGCTGCACAGCATTGACGTTCGGATGAAGCGTCAGGtgctcgcgctcgaggaggtgGGCATCGTGAACTTGTCGAATGCGCAGCGGCAGGAGAGCCCCAACACGGGCACGACGGTAGCGCCGAAAGCCTCGCCTCAGCCGAATGGTGTCGGCGACGTGGGCACTCTTGACGTTGGCTGGTTGAACAGCAGGAGCACGAGGGTCGAGAGGGAgatggaggccgaggccTGGCAGGATGCgcgcgagctgctcgagagACTGAAGGCGAAGCAAACGGCAGAAAATGAGGGGTAA
- a CDS encoding YTP1-like protein: protein MALLSRAPGPAPVPGLFLLCIAALASMSDAHDHHEGGDSKIVVGDTVSKDPIITKSRWHVPTQSFGSILALIGFFLGHAHGGREFVGNNIHSIFATILQLLLIGQIVLGLYLKGHWEKGVNGRIRRLIRPCHSVIGKAMPLLAWVQMIFGGITTLGFCQGDHLGQCLAHFIMGGAFVAYGILLTIILLVGQVWMLRCGRSQEFFDSAVIAAWGCVNTFTEHRWGTAWVKNDWQHTTMGIIWWCAGLAGMWLSKDRDGNPKRNFIPGFVIFVTGWAMSAHPQALMVSAMTHSTFGKTLMAAGLARVVEIAFVLRDKQSLSDDGRSWNSFQFVPVFLLYAAGFLFMGATEEQMALVHNSRMDAVSYILILYSLAFLLFLFANMLISLYDRQANPAMKPKTLGNGYPHVNGHAMEEGHVRDAEEFELDGLMTDDEGDESRRMLRKSEDSLDTPTTLGNNNESSVH from the exons ATGGCGTTGCTCAGCCGAGCGCCGGGACCTGCACCCGTCCCTGGCCTTTTCCTCCTctgcatcgccgccctcgcaAGCATGTCGGACGCTCACGACCACCACGAAGGCGGCGATTCCAAGattgtcgtcggcgacaccGTGTCCAAGGATCCCATT ATAACAAAGTCCAGGTGGCACGTTCCGACCCAATCCTTCGGCTCGatcctcgccctcatcgGCTTCTTTCTCGGCCACGCCCACGGCGGCCGTGAGTTCGTCGGCAACAACATCCACTCCATCTTCGCCACCATCCTGCAGCTTCTCCTCATCGGCCAGATCGTCCTCGGTCTCTACCTCAAGGGTCACTGGGAAAAAGGCGTCAACGGCAGGATCAGGAGGCTCATCCGACCCTGCCACTCCGTCATCGGCAAGGCCATGCCCCTCCTCGCCTGGGTGCAGATGATCTTTGGCGGCATCACCACGCTCGGCTTCTGCCAGGGCGACCACCTCGGCCAGTGCCTCGCCCACTTCATCATGGGCGGTGCCTTTGTCGCCTACGGCATCCTGCTGACCATCATCCTACTCGTCGGCCAGGTCTGGATGCTCCGCTGCGGCCGGTCCCAGGAGTTCTTCGACagcgccgtcatcgccgcctggGGCTGCGTCAACACCTTCACCGAGCACCGCTGGGGCACCGCCTGGGTCAAGAACGACTGGCAGCACACGACCATGGGCATCATCTGGTGgtgcgccggcctcgccggcatgtGGCTCAGCAAGGACCGCGACGGCAACCCGAAGCGCAACTTCATCCCCGGCTTCGTCATCTTCGTGACCGGCTGGGCCATGTCGGCGCATCCGCAGGCGCTCATGGTCAGCGCCATGACGCACTCCACCTTTGGCAAGACCctcatggccgccggcttggcccgcgtcgtcgagattGCCTTTGTCCTGAGGGACAAGCAGTCcctctccgacgacggccgctcctGGAACAGCTTCCAATTCGTGCCCGTCTTC CTCCTctacgccgccggcttcctctTCATGGGCGCCACCGAGGAGCAGATGGCTCTCGTCCACAACTCGCGCATGGACGCCGTCTCGTACATTCTCATCCTCTACTCGCTCGCCTTCCTGCTCTTCCTCTTCGCCAACATGCTCATCAGCCTCTACGACCGCCAGGCGAACCCCGCCATGAAGCCCAAGACGCTCGGCAACGGCTACCCGCACGTCAACGGTCACGCCATGGAGGAGGGGCACGtgcgcgacgccgaggagttTGAGCTCGACGGACTGATGACGGatgacgaaggcgacgagagcCGACGCATGCTGCGCAAGAGCGAGGACAGCCTCGacacgccgacgacgcttGGGAACAACAACGAGTCGTCGGTGCActga